A window of Bacillus toyonensis BCT-7112 genomic DNA:
AAACCGCCACACTATGAATATTAGAATTCACCATATTGGAAAGCATGAAATCAATGAGTCGATAACGGCCCCCAAACGGTAGCGCCGCTAGTGAACGATGCCCTGTTACTTTCTGTAAGGAAGTAAAACTTCCCGTTGCATTAATAATTCCTAACATTTTTTCTCCCATTCATTTCATCCCCCTTTTCTATTTCCCTTCAGCAATTAATACTACATCGTCAACATTTTTTTCTGGACGAATGATTGTTCCATCTTCAATAACCATTTCCGATCCAACAATTGCTCTTTCAATCACAACATTTTTCCCAATCTTCGCTCCTGGCATAACGACGGAATCAATAACCATACTACCTTCTTCCACCGTCACCCCTTGGAATAAGACAGAATGCTTCACGTCCCCTTCAATGACGCACCCTTCGTTAATCAGTGATTCTTCCACTTTTGCCTTTTCCGCAATATATTGAGGCGGTTCGTTTGGATTGACAGAATAAATACGCCAGTTACGATCATTTAAATTCAATGATGTTTCATCGCGAAGTAAATCCATATTCGCTTCCCATAAGCTTTTCACTGTTCCAACATCTTTCCAATATCCTTCAAACGGATACGCCATTAGCTTCTTCCCTTCATCTAATAAAAGCGGAAGTACATCTTTTCCGAAATCATTACTAGATTCAGGATTTCTTGCATCCATTTCTAAATACTCTTTCAAAATTGCCCAGTTAAAAATATAGATTCCCATTGATGCAAGATTACTTCTTGGAAATTGCGGTTTCTCTTCAAACTCAACAATTTCCATCTCTTCATTCGTATTCATAATGCCAAAGCGACTCGCTTCATCCCAAGGCACTTCAATAACAGAAATCGAAACGTCCGCTTCTTTCTCAACATGGTAATCTAGCATTTTACTGTAATCCATTTTATAAATATGATCGCCTGATAAAATAAGGACATACTCTGGTTCGTACTGACTTAAATAGTTTAAGTTTTGATAAATGGCACTTGCCGTACCTGTGTACCACTTCACACCTGAAGACTCCGCATAAGGAGGTAATACTGTGACTCCACCGTTTACTCGGTCTAAATCCCAAGCATTGCCGATTCCGATATAATTATGAAGTTCGAGCGGTTGATACTGCGTCAAAATCCCAACCGTTTCAATACCAGAATTCGCACAATTACTTAACGTAAAATCAATAATGCGATATTTACCACCAAATGGAACAGCTGGCTTGGCTAAATTTTTTGTCAATGCACTTAAACGACTACCTTTTCCCCCTGCTAGTAACATTGCTACGCACTTTTGTTTTTGAGCCATCTTGTTTTTTGCTCCCCTTTCTAGTCTTCACTGGTCGTAATATGGATACGCCAAATGGTGGAATTGTAATTTCTACATGTGCCTCTTGATTATGGTACGGTTCTAGAGTCGCCTTAAGACGTTTTTTATTCACTTGCCCCGAGCCGCCATATTGCTCCGCATCACTGTTTAAAATCTCGTTATAATACTCGAAATCTGGCACACCTACTTTATAGTTTTCATATGTAGCTTTCGTAAAATTACATACGACAACTAACGCATCTTCTTGTTTATCTCCTTGGCGAATAAACGAGAAAATACTTTGCTCATTATTATTAGCATCAATCCACTGAAATCCTTCAGGTGAATGATCAAGCTGCCAAAGTGGTTTTGAGCGCTTATACAATGCTATGAGCTCTTTAAAGTAATCATGCATATAACGATGCATTTCAAAATCATGTAAATTCCAATCTAAATCTTCAAGGTCTTTCCACTCATCAAACTGCCCAAATTCTCCTCCCATGAAAAGTAATTTCTTTCCTGGATGAGTAAATAAATATCCATATAATAAACGAAGCTGAGCAAACTTATCCCAGTAATCTCCTGGCATTTTATTTAATAACGACTTTTTCCCGTGAACGACTTCATCATGAGAAAGCGGTAATATGAAGTTTTCAGAGTAAGCATATAGTAAAGAGAATGTTATTTTCTCATGAATATACTTCCTGTATTCAGGTGCACACTCCATATATTTCAGCACGTCATTCATCCAGCCCATATTCCATTTGTAATTGAATCCAAGTCCACCTTCATAAGTTGGAGCTGTTACAAGTGGCCAAGCTGTTGAATCTTCTGCTGTCATAAGAAAGTCTTCATCCTCTGCAAATACCGCTTCATTTAACTCTCGTAAAAATGAAACAGCGTGCTCATTACTTTGCTCCTGTCCTTCTTTATTCCAGTACAACATATTCGCAACTGCATCCACCCTGAAACCGTCAATATGGAAATATCTCATCCAAAATAACGCATTTGAAATTAAGAAATTACGTACTTCCCTTTTTCCTAAATCAAAATTGACAGTTCCCCATACTTGGTTTTCTTGTACATCCTTATCTTTATATTCATAAGTCGGTGTCCCATCAAACAAATATAGACCGTGAGCATCTTTACAAAAATGCCCCGGCACCCAATCTAAAATGACACCGATTCCATATTTATGACATTCATCGACAAAATACATCAAATCATGTGGTGTGCCGAATCTACTCGTTGCTGCATAATATCCCGTCCCTTGATATCCCCAAGAACGATCATATGGATGCTCAACAAGCGGCATGATTTCAATATGTGTAAATTGATGTTCCACCACATACGGAATGAGTTCTTCTACCATTTCCCTATAAGAATACAGCGTTCCATCTTCTTTCTTCTTCCAGGAACCGAAATGTAATTCATAAACTGTCATCGCTTCTTTATAAACCGGCTTTTTCTTTTTCTTACGACTCCAGTTTTTATCATTCCATTCGTATCCCTTCATATCAAAAACTACAGATGCCGTATTCGGTCTTACTTCTGCATATACAGCGTACGGATCTGCCTTAAAAATGACGTCACCAGCCATCGTTTCAATCGCATATTTATATATTTCCCTTTCTTCAATATGCGGTATAAACAAGGACCAAATTCCCTCTTCTGTCTCTTGTAGCATCTTATGTTGCTCATAATCCCATTCATTAAAATCGCCAACAACACTCATTGCTTTCGCATGAGGAGCCCATACTGTAAATCGTACCCCTCGCATCTCATCTTCCGTCACAATATGTGCGCCAAAGATGCTATAACTCTCATAGTACTTTTCTGTATGAAACTCATCTCGTTTCACTTTTTCACAATTTATTACACTCAATATGCTCACCTCACTAAGATGACAGAATTTTTTATACTTTAACTATTTCTGCAAAAAACTGTGATATCCTTGTTAATTTATAAAAAATATTCGTTTTTTTCTTAAAAACGTTGGTTTTTCTTCACATTTCCGTGTAAAATATCGAATTTTGACGAATATTCATTGCAAACGCTTCATTTTCCCCTATCTTTTTTACTATCATTTTTTCTCAACCTCTATTTTATTAGGTTTAGCCTATTTTTCATGCTATTTTCTACTTAAAACCGCAGCAAAACAATCTGTCATAAAAAAATATTTCTCAATATTTTTTTGTCATAATTTTATTGAAATGCAAAATTCATCAGCATATACTCGTTCTCAATAAAGAACATTACGCTTTCGTAAATATAATTCATACTAGAATACTGTGTTTACTTTACGAACGTTTCATAAAAAATCATATTAGGGGGCTTTCTTATGTCATTGAAACAAAAAGTAGGAATGGGAGTTGTCACAGCAACGCTTGGCTTATCACTTACATGCGGCGGTGTATTCGCCTACTTCAGTGATTCTGAAACATCTAGTAACTCATTTCAAGCTGGAACACTAGATCTTTCTATTAATCCAAGTGTAATCGTTGATGTGAAAGATTTAAAGCCAGGTGACTTTATTGAAAAAAATTTCACGCTTGAAAATAAAGGGTCATTGGATATTGCAAAAGTAGCACTTGAAACATCCTATGAAGTTACAGATGCAAAGCTAAATAATGACGGTGAAGATTTAGGCGACCACATTATCGTAAAGTTTCTAGTGAATGATGGAAAGCCATCGAATCCAAACGATGATCATGAAATTTTGTGGGAAACAAAACTATCAAAATTAAAAACTATGAAACCTGAGGATGTAGCTACATCTTTAGAACGTCATAACTTAATAGACGGTATTACATCTGGTGAAACAGATTATTTACACGTGCTCTTCTCCTTTGAAGACAACGACCAAGATCAAAATAAATTCCAAGGTGATTCCTTACAGCTAAACTGGACATTCCATGCCGAGCAAACAAAAGGCGTGGAGAAATAATTTTTAAAATACAAATTACCGGAGGCCTATAAAGGTTTAAACATTACGCAAGAAGCGAACGGAGTTATGTATTATGACTATTCTCCATACTTGCATAAGTTTTTACCTATTAATGCAGATGGTGACTTTAAAGTTGGCATTACCCCTGAATCCTTTAAAGTAGAAGGACCAATGAACACAGGCGTATATATTTTCGATTATGCAACTGCAGGTCCTGATTATCCAAGCGGTGTAAATAACTATTGGTTTATCCCACAAGGTGCTCAATATGCGAAAACTAGTTATGATAAAAAAGAAGTATACAAAAATGATGAACTTACTGTAACACTAAACGCAAAACACGTAAAACAATTTGTTGCAGGGGAATTTAACGTAAAATTCCTAGAGAAAAATTTCAAATTTGCAAATGCGAAATTGAATCCTGCTTTTGAAAAGCTACTTTCTGAAAAAGGTGTAATCGCAAAAGTGAATGAGCCGAAATTAGAAGCCGGTTCTGTTACAATAGGCGGATCTATCGATGATAAAAACTTCGCCGGATTAGATGGTGATTTCCCGTTCATTGATGTAACTTTCAAAGTAGAAAATGATGAATTTTATGAAGCAAATGCCCAATTAGAATCACCAATTTTTGTTTACTGG
This region includes:
- the glgC gene encoding glucose-1-phosphate adenylyltransferase is translated as MAQKQKCVAMLLAGGKGSRLSALTKNLAKPAVPFGGKYRIIDFTLSNCANSGIETVGILTQYQPLELHNYIGIGNAWDLDRVNGGVTVLPPYAESSGVKWYTGTASAIYQNLNYLSQYEPEYVLILSGDHIYKMDYSKMLDYHVEKEADVSISVIEVPWDEASRFGIMNTNEEMEIVEFEEKPQFPRSNLASMGIYIFNWAILKEYLEMDARNPESSNDFGKDVLPLLLDEGKKLMAYPFEGYWKDVGTVKSLWEANMDLLRDETSLNLNDRNWRIYSVNPNEPPQYIAEKAKVEESLINEGCVIEGDVKHSVLFQGVTVEEGSMVIDSVVMPGAKIGKNVVIERAIVGSEMVIEDGTIIRPEKNVDDVVLIAEGK
- the glgB gene encoding 1,4-alpha-glucan branching protein GlgB; the encoded protein is MSVINCEKVKRDEFHTEKYYESYSIFGAHIVTEDEMRGVRFTVWAPHAKAMSVVGDFNEWDYEQHKMLQETEEGIWSLFIPHIEEREIYKYAIETMAGDVIFKADPYAVYAEVRPNTASVVFDMKGYEWNDKNWSRKKKKKPVYKEAMTVYELHFGSWKKKEDGTLYSYREMVEELIPYVVEHQFTHIEIMPLVEHPYDRSWGYQGTGYYAATSRFGTPHDLMYFVDECHKYGIGVILDWVPGHFCKDAHGLYLFDGTPTYEYKDKDVQENQVWGTVNFDLGKREVRNFLISNALFWMRYFHIDGFRVDAVANMLYWNKEGQEQSNEHAVSFLRELNEAVFAEDEDFLMTAEDSTAWPLVTAPTYEGGLGFNYKWNMGWMNDVLKYMECAPEYRKYIHEKITFSLLYAYSENFILPLSHDEVVHGKKSLLNKMPGDYWDKFAQLRLLYGYLFTHPGKKLLFMGGEFGQFDEWKDLEDLDWNLHDFEMHRYMHDYFKELIALYKRSKPLWQLDHSPEGFQWIDANNNEQSIFSFIRQGDKQEDALVVVCNFTKATYENYKVGVPDFEYYNEILNSDAEQYGGSGQVNKKRLKATLEPYHNQEAHVEITIPPFGVSILRPVKTRKGSKKQDGSKTKVRSNVTSRGKR
- a CDS encoding CalY family protein, encoding MSLKQKVGMGVVTATLGLSLTCGGVFAYFSDSETSSNSFQAGTLDLSINPSVIVDVKDLKPGDFIEKNFTLENKGSLDIAKVALETSYEVTDAKLNNDGEDLGDHIIVKFLVNDGKPSNPNDDHEILWETKLSKLKTMKPEDVATSLERHNLIDGITSGETDYLHVLFSFEDNDQDQNKFQGDSLQLNWTFHAEQTKGVEK